From a region of the Dictyostelium discoideum AX4 chromosome 2 chromosome, whole genome shotgun sequence genome:
- the ufd1 gene encoding ubiquitin fusion degradation protein UFD1 family protein, translating into MNLDEYVRSLRGEVMGHHHGGPGRYEQKFKAFPISFLPKEKHSLESGGKILLPPSALNALSRLNIQYPMLFEISNPISGKKSHCGVLEFIAEEGICYLPLWMMQNLQLKEGEFIDIKNATLAKGTFVKIQPRTSNFIDISNPKAVLENSLRKFATLTKDDEIMIDYNNTKYYLKVVELKPANAISIIEADVSVDFAPPMDSKEATSPSTSSPGSHVSGPSKGLTFGPASTSAKPIPGGKKKKDESDSDSDSDDEPKFKAFAGTGARLDGKVGTPLGTSPKTLNTNNNNNNNNNNNNNNNNNNNNNSNNNNTKNEDTKFKSFSGKGHSLKD; encoded by the exons atgaATCTCGATGAATATGTAAGATCATTAAGAGGTGAAGTAATGGGTCATCATCATGGGGGTCCAGGAAGATACGAACAAAAGTTTAAAGCTTTCCCAATTAGTTTCTTACCAAAAGAAAAACATTCTTTAGAATCTGGTGGTAAAA tattattaccaccaagTGCATTAAATGCCTTAAGTAGgttaaatattcaatatccaatgttatttgaaatttcaaatccaATTAGTGGTAAAAAATCACATTGTGGTGTACTTGAATTTATTGCAGAAGAAGGTATTTGTTATTTACCATTATGGATGATGCAAAAtcttcaattaaaagaaggtgaatttattgatattaaaaatgcgACATTAGCAAAAg gTACATTTGTAAAAATTCAACCACGTACATCAAATTTTATAGATATTTCAAATCCAAAAGCAGTTTTGGAGAATTCACTAAGAAAGTTTGCAACATTAACaaaagatgatgaaattatgATTGATTACAATAATACAAAATATTACTTAAAAGTAGTTGAATTAAAACCAGCCAAtgcaatttcaattattgaagCAGATGTTTCTGTTGATTTTGCACCACCAATGGATTCAAAAGAAGCtacatcaccatcaacttCATCACCAGGTTCACATGTTAGTGGACCATCAAAAGGTTTAACATTTGGACCTGCTTCAACATCTGCTAAACCAATTCCTGGaggtaaaaagaaaaaagatgAATCCGATAGCGATAGTGATTCTGATGATGAACCAAAATTCAAAGCTTTTGCTGGTACAGGTGCAAGATTGGATGGTAAGGTTGGTACTCCTTTAGGTACAAGTccaaaaactttaaatacaaataataataataataataataataataataacaataataataataataataataataataattcaaataataataatacaaagaATGAAgatacaaaatttaaatcattttctgGTAAAGGTCATAgtttaaaagattaa